In Thiospirochaeta perfilievii, a single window of DNA contains:
- the tkt gene encoding transketolase has translation MINLDGLKASALSVRALSMDAIQDANSGHPGLPLGCADMGSVLFGEILKHNPANSSWDDRDRFVLSAGHGSMLLYSLLHLTGYKLSLDDIKNFRQLNSLTPGHPEYGHTDGVETTTGPLGAGFSNAVGMAMAETMMAKKFNTDEFKIVDHYTYALSGDGCLMEGITAEAASLAGNLELGKLIVLYDSNQITIEGSTDITFTEDVLKRFEAYGWQTLEGDGHNLEEVYNLINQAKAESKKPTLIKLNTQIGFGSPNKSGTAGAHGAPLGPDEIKLTREALGIDLETSYYISPIATNYFEEKRAKWAKAEDEWNSNFKLWADKNPELKIEWDNFKNGKGNLDKIEFPEYNIGDKVATRSASGNALNAIAKVFPSLIGGSADLGPSNNSVIKGEEYYTSSNRSGRNIHFGVREHAMAGVVNGLVLHGYRAFCATFLVFSDYMRPAMRIASLMNLPGIYVLTHDSIYVGEDGPTHQPIEHYAALRIIPGMQVFRPGDAQETNIAWLMAVEEKRRPTSLLLTRQNITVYKKDDENWMENIKNGAYTVKDVKDPEVIIVATGSEVNVALEAAKLSTKRVKVISMLSKELFLQSPLEYRTKLLPSGVRVVTAESGVTTGWESIATDNNALFGIDRFGISGPGDQVANEIGLTPEKLLGLL, from the coding sequence ATGATTAATTTAGATGGGCTAAAAGCCTCGGCGTTATCTGTCAGAGCACTCTCAATGGATGCTATACAGGATGCAAACTCAGGACATCCAGGACTACCTTTAGGTTGTGCGGATATGGGATCTGTTCTTTTTGGAGAGATATTAAAACACAATCCAGCAAATAGTAGCTGGGATGATAGGGATAGATTTGTATTATCAGCTGGACATGGTTCCATGCTTTTATACTCACTACTTCACTTAACAGGATATAAACTATCCTTAGATGATATAAAAAACTTTAGACAGTTAAACTCATTAACTCCAGGACACCCAGAGTATGGTCATACAGACGGGGTTGAAACAACAACAGGTCCCCTTGGAGCAGGGTTTTCCAATGCAGTAGGAATGGCAATGGCCGAGACTATGATGGCAAAGAAATTTAATACTGATGAGTTTAAAATTGTTGATCACTATACATACGCCTTATCTGGGGATGGGTGTTTAATGGAAGGAATTACAGCAGAGGCTGCAAGTTTAGCTGGAAACCTAGAGTTAGGGAAACTAATAGTTTTATACGACTCAAACCAGATTACAATTGAAGGTTCAACTGATATTACTTTTACAGAGGATGTTTTAAAGAGATTTGAAGCATATGGTTGGCAAACATTAGAGGGTGATGGACACAATTTAGAAGAGGTTTACAACTTAATAAACCAGGCTAAGGCAGAGAGTAAAAAACCAACACTTATTAAATTAAATACACAAATTGGTTTTGGTTCACCTAATAAGAGTGGTACAGCTGGAGCCCATGGAGCACCACTTGGCCCAGATGAGATAAAATTAACAAGGGAAGCCCTAGGTATCGACCTGGAGACATCCTATTATATTAGCCCTATAGCAACTAACTATTTTGAAGAAAAAAGGGCTAAATGGGCTAAAGCCGAGGATGAATGGAATAGTAACTTTAAGTTATGGGCAGATAAAAACCCAGAACTAAAAATTGAGTGGGATAATTTTAAAAATGGAAAGGGTAACTTAGATAAAATAGAGTTCCCTGAATATAATATTGGTGATAAGGTTGCAACTAGAAGTGCCTCAGGTAACGCATTAAACGCTATAGCAAAGGTTTTTCCATCTCTAATTGGTGGTTCTGCAGACCTAGGACCTAGTAACAATTCTGTAATAAAGGGAGAGGAGTATTATACATCTTCCAATAGATCAGGAAGAAACATCCACTTTGGAGTTAGAGAGCATGCCATGGCTGGAGTAGTTAACGGATTAGTTCTCCACGGTTATAGAGCTTTTTGTGCAACTTTTCTAGTTTTTAGTGACTACATGAGACCAGCAATGAGAATTGCCTCTTTAATGAACCTTCCAGGGATATACGTATTAACCCATGACTCAATATATGTGGGGGAGGATGGTCCAACCCATCAACCTATTGAACACTACGCAGCCCTTAGAATTATTCCTGGAATGCAGGTTTTTAGACCAGGAGATGCCCAAGAGACAAACATTGCTTGGTTAATGGCTGTAGAAGAAAAAAGAAGACCAACATCCCTTCTACTAACCAGACAGAATATTACTGTTTACAAAAAAGACGATGAGAACTGGATGGAGAACATTAAAAATGGTGCCTACACTGTTAAAGATGTTAAAGACCCGGAAGTTATTATTGTGGCTACAGGTTCTGAAGTAAACGTTGCACTAGAGGCTGCAAAATTATCAACAAAGAGAGTTAAAGTTATCTCTATGTTATCTAAGGAGCTGTTTTTACAGAGTCCTTTAGAGTATAGAACAAAACTACTTCCAAGTGGAGTTAGGGTTGTAACCGCTGAGTCTGGTGTAACAACAGGCTGGGAGAGTATTGCAACTGATAATAATGCTCTATTTGGTATTGATAGATTTGGAATCTCAGGTCCTGGTGATCAGGTAGCAAACGAGATTGGCTTAACACCAGAAAAACTTTTAGGATTATTATAA
- a CDS encoding alpha/beta fold hydrolase, protein MNLDYSFFKVDDGHSLAYKKWDRVESPKGVVIIVHGMAEHIERYDELACYLNELGLIVYGTDQRGHGKTSGKKGIFTYNDSFKRVIKDQSEFFYFVEKNHPELKINYLAHSMGSYVTRALLQSYQLPVNRLILSGTGFEPVLKARSASLLAGIICKFKGTGADAVLLDKMVNEPFAAAIKNPTTSFDWLSRDPLEVAKYINDSNCGFICTNKFYKDFFRIVAVACSKRSMKKIDKNLEILLYSGDMDPVGGKNASGVKKVFKLYKDLGLNVQMKINQGGRHESVNETNKVEVFKEFSNFFLK, encoded by the coding sequence ATGAATTTAGATTATAGCTTTTTTAAAGTAGATGATGGACACTCCCTGGCGTATAAAAAATGGGATCGTGTGGAAAGCCCTAAAGGGGTTGTGATAATTGTTCACGGGATGGCTGAGCACATTGAAAGATATGATGAGTTAGCCTGTTATTTGAATGAGTTAGGGTTAATCGTATATGGAACAGACCAAAGAGGTCATGGAAAAACCTCTGGGAAAAAGGGGATATTTACATATAACGATAGCTTTAAAAGAGTTATTAAGGATCAGAGTGAGTTTTTTTATTTTGTAGAAAAGAATCATCCTGAGCTAAAAATTAACTACCTAGCCCACAGTATGGGTTCCTATGTAACTAGGGCGTTATTACAGAGTTACCAATTACCAGTTAATAGATTAATACTTTCAGGAACCGGTTTTGAGCCTGTTTTAAAAGCCAGATCTGCATCCCTATTAGCGGGTATAATATGTAAATTTAAGGGCACAGGAGCAGATGCGGTCCTACTTGATAAAATGGTAAATGAGCCATTTGCTGCAGCAATTAAAAACCCAACAACATCCTTTGATTGGTTATCTAGAGACCCATTAGAGGTTGCTAAATATATAAATGATAGCAATTGTGGATTTATCTGTACAAATAAGTTTTATAAAGACTTTTTTAGGATAGTAGCTGTTGCATGCTCTAAAAGATCTATGAAAAAGATAGATAAAAACCTTGAAATTCTCCTCTACTCCGGTGACATGGACCCTGTTGGAGGAAAAAATGCCTCTGGAGTGAAAAAAGTTTTTAAACTATATAAAGATTTGGGTTTAAATGTTCAGATGAAAATTAACCAGGGAGGAAGACACGAAAGTGTTAACGAAACTAATAAAGTCGAAGTATTTAAGGAGTTTTCTAACTTCTTTTTGAAGTAG
- a CDS encoding polysaccharide biosynthesis protein: MINILIIGAGEAGQTVLKEILENRTLNRRFNVVGFIDDKKDSVEGYSVLSSIDNVSTVIKSYNIQEVIIAIPSAKRGVIERIISSLNDCDVTIKIVPGVMDIINGHFNINQIRDIEITDLLGREEIGFDEEELILQYRDQVVLVTGGGGSIGLEIIKQLLLLPTKKVIALGHGENSIYDLIGKFGTDPRFDYIIGDVKDYSKLIHEFNRFKPDRVFHAAAHKHVPLMEKFPDEAVKNNIIGTYNCAKASIASGVKRFNLVSTDKAVNPTSVMGTTKRIGEMIIHSLNSIQTGCKLSFTRFGNVLGSKGSVVPLFKKQINNGGPLTVTHPDITRYFMSIPEAARLVLKAGVLEDGDLFILEMGDPIKITDLAKKMISLSGYAPEDIDIKYTGLRAGEKLYEELLTKSEEIVETGYERLLVSKHRQKNLTEDEIYQLINNLKEICETYDNDLIKKELKIWVNEYQETVCQ; this comes from the coding sequence ATGATTAATATCCTAATAATTGGTGCCGGGGAAGCTGGACAAACTGTATTAAAAGAGATTCTGGAAAACAGAACATTAAATAGACGTTTTAACGTTGTTGGTTTTATAGATGATAAAAAGGATAGTGTAGAGGGTTATTCGGTCTTATCTTCCATCGATAACGTAAGTACAGTTATTAAAAGTTACAATATTCAGGAAGTCATTATAGCAATACCCTCGGCAAAACGTGGAGTTATAGAGAGAATAATATCCTCCCTTAACGACTGTGATGTTACTATAAAAATTGTTCCAGGTGTAATGGATATTATAAACGGACACTTTAATATTAATCAGATTAGGGATATTGAGATTACAGACCTTCTAGGCCGGGAAGAGATAGGGTTTGATGAAGAGGAACTTATTCTTCAATATAGGGATCAGGTAGTTTTAGTCACCGGAGGTGGTGGTTCTATTGGTCTCGAAATAATTAAACAGCTACTTTTACTGCCTACTAAAAAGGTTATAGCCCTAGGCCATGGGGAGAACTCTATATATGATCTAATAGGAAAATTTGGTACAGACCCAAGATTTGACTATATAATTGGAGATGTAAAGGATTATAGTAAACTGATCCATGAGTTTAATAGGTTTAAACCAGACAGGGTCTTCCATGCTGCTGCCCATAAACATGTACCTTTAATGGAAAAGTTCCCTGATGAGGCTGTAAAAAATAACATTATAGGCACTTATAACTGTGCAAAGGCATCTATTGCATCTGGAGTTAAAAGGTTTAACCTGGTCTCAACTGATAAGGCGGTAAACCCTACATCTGTTATGGGGACTACAAAGAGAATTGGAGAGATGATAATACACTCATTAAACTCAATTCAGACCGGTTGTAAGCTCTCCTTTACCAGGTTTGGAAATGTTTTAGGCTCAAAGGGTAGTGTTGTTCCACTTTTTAAAAAACAGATAAATAATGGTGGGCCATTAACTGTAACCCACCCGGATATAACACGGTATTTTATGTCTATACCAGAAGCCGCAAGGCTTGTTTTAAAGGCTGGTGTTTTAGAGGATGGGGATCTTTTTATTTTAGAGATGGGAGACCCTATTAAAATTACCGATCTTGCAAAAAAAATGATCTCCCTATCAGGTTATGCCCCGGAAGATATTGATATAAAGTATACAGGACTAAGGGCTGGAGAGAAGTTATACGAAGAGTTATTAACTAAAAGTGAAGAGATTGTAGAGACCGGTTACGAGAGACTTCTAGTATCAAAACATAGACAGAAGAACCTAACAGAGGATGAGATCTATCAACTAATAAATAATCTAAAAGAGATATGCGAAACCTACGATAATGACTTAATAAAAAAAGAGTTAAAAATATGGGTAAATGAGTACCAGGAGACAGTTTGTCAATAA
- a CDS encoding toprim domain-containing protein, translating into MAEKSTKNHYDESKIQTLSPLEHIRLRSGMYIGRLGDGSNQNDGIYILLKEIVDNSIDEFIMGNGKRIDIDIDDKGFVKCRDYGRGIPLGKIVDCVSIINTGAKYDNDVFQYSVGLNGVGTKAVNALSQHFLVRSFREEKFSEAIFSRGKIISEKKGSAPGEKDGTYFEFLPDSEIFGDWEYSFEYIEQRVWNYACLNKGLKLYFNKQKFESKRGIEDLLYSEVGDDTLYEIGYCTGDKIEFAFTHTGNYGETYFSFVNGQFTSDGGSHLSAFREGYLKGVNDFYKKSFSGVDIRDGIAGAVAVKVKDPVFESQTKNKLGNSDIRAWIVNEVKAGIVDFLHKNQEAADKLLDKIINNEKLRKELNAVKKEAKAAAKKISIKIPKLKDCKNHVQDGEKGEGSMIFLTEGDSASGSMVSCRDVYKQAIFSLRGKIQNVYGKGRAAIYKNEELFNLMMALGIENDVENLRYSKIVIATDADFDGFHIRNLLLNFFLSYFEELVVSEKIFILETPLFRVRNKKETRYCYTEKERDKALKEISHPEVTRFKGLGEISPKEFGQFIGEDIKLVPVLVKSLKSIPETLEFFMGKNTPQRRDYIMENLI; encoded by the coding sequence ATGGCAGAAAAATCTACAAAAAATCATTATGACGAGAGTAAGATACAAACTCTAAGCCCCCTAGAACATATTAGACTTAGGTCCGGTATGTATATAGGTCGTTTAGGAGATGGATCTAACCAAAACGACGGTATATATATCCTGCTCAAAGAGATAGTTGATAACTCTATAGATGAGTTCATTATGGGTAATGGTAAGAGAATCGATATCGATATAGACGATAAGGGTTTTGTTAAGTGTAGGGACTATGGTCGAGGTATTCCCCTAGGGAAAATTGTAGACTGTGTTTCTATTATAAATACAGGTGCAAAATATGATAATGATGTATTCCAATACTCTGTAGGTTTAAATGGTGTTGGTACAAAGGCTGTAAATGCCCTCTCCCAACACTTTTTAGTAAGATCATTTAGGGAAGAGAAGTTCTCAGAAGCCATTTTCAGCCGAGGTAAAATTATATCAGAGAAAAAGGGTTCAGCCCCAGGGGAAAAGGATGGAACATACTTTGAATTCCTTCCCGACTCGGAAATATTTGGGGACTGGGAGTACTCTTTCGAGTATATAGAACAGAGAGTTTGGAACTACGCCTGTCTTAATAAGGGTTTAAAACTATACTTTAATAAGCAGAAGTTTGAATCTAAAAGAGGAATTGAAGATCTACTCTACTCCGAAGTAGGGGACGATACCCTCTACGAGATCGGTTACTGTACAGGGGACAAAATAGAGTTTGCATTTACCCATACAGGTAACTACGGTGAGACATACTTTAGTTTTGTTAATGGACAGTTTACCTCCGATGGAGGAAGTCATCTCTCCGCATTTAGAGAGGGTTATTTAAAGGGAGTAAACGACTTTTATAAAAAATCCTTCTCTGGAGTTGATATAAGGGATGGAATAGCAGGAGCAGTAGCTGTAAAAGTTAAGGACCCTGTTTTTGAGAGTCAAACTAAAAATAAACTGGGAAATTCAGACATTAGGGCTTGGATTGTAAACGAAGTTAAGGCTGGAATTGTAGACTTTCTTCATAAAAACCAGGAAGCTGCAGATAAACTACTAGATAAAATAATAAATAATGAGAAGTTAAGAAAAGAGTTAAACGCTGTAAAAAAAGAGGCTAAGGCTGCAGCGAAAAAAATATCAATTAAAATCCCTAAACTAAAGGATTGTAAAAACCATGTTCAAGATGGAGAGAAGGGCGAAGGCTCTATGATCTTCTTAACAGAGGGGGATTCAGCATCTGGTTCAATGGTCTCCTGCAGGGATGTATATAAACAGGCTATTTTTAGTTTACGGGGTAAAATCCAAAATGTTTATGGTAAGGGACGGGCTGCAATATATAAAAATGAGGAGCTTTTTAACCTTATGATGGCCCTAGGAATCGAGAATGATGTGGAGAACTTAAGGTATAGTAAAATTGTTATTGCAACCGATGCTGACTTTGATGGTTTCCATATTAGAAACCTACTTTTAAACTTCTTTTTATCCTACTTTGAGGAGCTAGTAGTCTCGGAGAAGATATTTATATTAGAGACCCCACTTTTTAGGGTAAGAAATAAAAAAGAGACCAGGTACTGTTATACAGAGAAGGAGAGGGATAAGGCTTTAAAAGAGATATCCCACCCGGAAGTAACAAGGTTTAAGGGACTAGGAGAGATAAGTCCTAAGGAGTTTGGACAGTTTATTGGAGAGGATATTAAACTTGTACCTGTATTGGTAAAATCTTTAAAATCAATTCCAGAAACACTAGAGTTTTTTATGGGTAAAAATACACCCCAGAGAAGAGACTATATTATGGAGAACCTAATCTAA
- a CDS encoding DegT/DnrJ/EryC1/StrS family aminotransferase → MSIKFSPPDISEEEIEAITETLRSGWITTGPKTRELEELVTDYTNSKGAVCLNSATAGMEMVLRLFDIGPGDEVITTPYTYSATAAVILHVGATPVFADVKKDSFIIDPKEIERKITSKTKAIIPVDIAGYPADYDEIFKIVRNNRVFRPKKGSYQEKLGRILVLADAAHSIGAKYKGNSIGSVADFSSFSFHAVKNVTTSEGGVVTFTNLDSRLDTNSVYKELRTLSLHGQSKDAINKIKPGSWEYDILFPGYKCNMTDLAASLGVVQLKRYRSSLSNLREEFFNLYSKKLSRDSRFILPKYIDEAEGTKSSCHLYQLRIKGLTEQERNRVILDLANKGIPLNVHYKPLPLLTCYKDLGYKMEDYPNAYNQYKNQVTLPLHTLLTRDDIELITKTLLSI, encoded by the coding sequence TTGTCAATAAAATTTTCACCACCGGATATATCAGAAGAAGAGATTGAGGCTATAACAGAGACCCTAAGGTCGGGATGGATAACAACAGGGCCTAAAACCAGGGAGTTAGAGGAGTTAGTTACAGATTATACTAACTCTAAAGGGGCTGTCTGCCTAAATAGTGCAACAGCGGGAATGGAGATGGTATTAAGACTGTTTGATATAGGCCCCGGGGATGAAGTAATAACAACACCCTATACCTATAGTGCTACTGCTGCTGTTATTCTCCATGTAGGGGCAACACCTGTATTTGCCGATGTAAAAAAAGATAGTTTTATAATAGACCCTAAAGAGATAGAGAGAAAAATAACAAGTAAAACTAAGGCTATAATTCCGGTGGATATTGCTGGATATCCAGCAGATTATGATGAAATATTTAAAATAGTTAGAAATAATAGAGTTTTTAGACCTAAAAAGGGGAGTTATCAAGAAAAATTAGGCAGAATCCTGGTTTTAGCCGATGCAGCCCACTCAATTGGTGCTAAGTATAAGGGAAACTCTATCGGTTCAGTTGCCGACTTCTCATCTTTTAGTTTTCATGCTGTTAAAAACGTAACAACAAGCGAGGGAGGGGTTGTAACCTTTACAAATCTTGATAGCAGGTTAGATACTAATAGTGTCTATAAGGAGCTTAGAACCCTAAGTCTACATGGTCAAAGTAAGGATGCAATTAATAAAATTAAACCAGGAAGTTGGGAGTATGATATTCTATTTCCAGGTTATAAGTGTAATATGACAGATCTAGCAGCCTCTCTAGGTGTAGTTCAGCTTAAACGGTACAGAAGTAGTCTCTCAAACCTTAGGGAGGAGTTTTTTAACCTCTATTCAAAAAAATTAAGTAGGGATAGCAGGTTTATCCTTCCTAAATATATAGATGAAGCAGAGGGGACAAAAAGCTCCTGTCACCTATATCAACTTCGAATAAAAGGTCTAACTGAACAGGAGAGAAATAGAGTTATTCTAGATCTTGCTAATAAAGGGATCCCCCTTAATGTTCACTATAAGCCCCTTCCTCTTTTAACCTGTTATAAGGATCTAGGTTATAAAATGGAGGACTACCCAAATGCCTACAATCAGTATAAAAACCAGGTAACTCTACCACTACATACACTACTTACAAGGGATGATATAGAGCTAATAACAAAAACTTTACTAAGCATTTAG
- a CDS encoding DNA topoisomerase IV subunit A, whose protein sequence is MAYVQKLFDKNFLEYASYVVKDRAIPHLDDGLKPVQRRIIHSLIEKDDGKFHKVANIIGHTMQYHPHGDSSIGGALVTLANKDLLIDKQGNFGNNFTGDPASAARYIECRLTPFAKEIFYNPELTQYEDSYDGRRKEPITFPCKIPLAIIQGVEGIAVGMSTKILPHNLLEVLEAEKKCLRGEDFQLFPDFPTGGLIDVTNYDDGLGKVLVRAKLDVSDPKKITITEIPFGSTTESLMDSIENAAKKNKIKIGAINDFTTDEVEIEIKLPRGVHSNDVVDALYAFTDCEMSISVNLLLINEARPVIMNLTQVVQYHANKLVSILRAELENEKRNLQDKLHARTLEQIFIEERIYKLIEEQKSRVGVITAVQEGFIPFMSKIKREITEDDIERLLKIPIRRISLYDINKVKKEMKEIKDRIKEINFHLDNIVDYAVSFIDSILSKKENDFERQSKIVSFNKTDVREAAVRNLKLRYDSDSGYLGFGVTTGNIIADVSEYDRVLIIKKDTHYFVTNVQEKNFIGKGILYVGLADTETMEKVIFNILYKNEQNCVYLKRCRIEKFILEKEYDHLIPEGCSFLKLSIKEDISVSVDFKQKKLLRIAEDLYEVDSYLVKGVKAKGVRLSPKEFSSAKFIKSKRS, encoded by the coding sequence ATGGCTTATGTACAGAAATTATTTGATAAAAACTTTTTAGAGTATGCATCCTATGTAGTTAAAGATAGGGCTATACCCCACTTAGATGACGGTTTAAAACCGGTACAAAGAAGAATAATCCACTCATTAATAGAGAAGGATGATGGGAAGTTTCACAAGGTTGCAAATATAATTGGTCATACTATGCAGTATCATCCCCATGGTGACTCATCTATAGGAGGTGCCTTAGTAACCCTTGCTAACAAGGACTTATTAATTGATAAACAGGGAAACTTTGGTAACAACTTTACCGGGGACCCAGCATCAGCTGCCAGGTATATAGAGTGTAGGTTAACCCCATTTGCCAAGGAGATTTTTTATAACCCTGAGTTAACCCAGTACGAAGACTCCTATGATGGTAGAAGAAAAGAACCAATAACTTTCCCATGTAAAATCCCCTTAGCTATAATACAGGGTGTTGAGGGAATTGCAGTTGGTATGTCAACTAAAATACTACCCCACAACCTTTTAGAGGTCCTAGAAGCGGAGAAAAAGTGCCTAAGAGGGGAGGATTTTCAACTATTTCCAGACTTCCCTACAGGTGGGCTAATAGATGTTACTAACTACGATGATGGTTTAGGTAAGGTCTTAGTTAGGGCCAAACTAGATGTTTCTGACCCAAAAAAAATTACAATTACAGAGATCCCCTTTGGTTCAACAACCGAGAGCCTAATGGACTCTATAGAGAACGCTGCTAAAAAAAATAAGATAAAGATTGGAGCAATTAACGACTTTACTACAGATGAAGTAGAAATAGAGATTAAACTTCCAAGGGGAGTACACTCTAACGATGTTGTAGATGCTCTATACGCATTTACCGATTGTGAAATGTCCATTAGCGTAAACCTTCTACTTATTAATGAAGCTAGACCGGTAATTATGAACCTAACCCAGGTAGTTCAGTATCATGCTAATAAACTAGTCTCTATTTTAAGGGCGGAACTGGAAAATGAGAAGAGAAATTTACAGGATAAACTCCACGCAAGAACCCTGGAGCAGATATTTATAGAAGAGAGAATATATAAGTTAATAGAGGAACAAAAGAGTCGAGTTGGTGTAATAACAGCAGTTCAAGAGGGTTTTATCCCATTTATGTCAAAAATTAAAAGGGAGATAACCGAAGATGACATTGAGAGACTATTAAAAATTCCTATTAGAAGAATCTCCCTATACGATATAAATAAAGTTAAAAAAGAGATGAAAGAGATAAAGGATCGAATTAAAGAGATTAACTTTCACCTGGATAATATTGTAGACTACGCCGTAAGTTTTATTGATAGTATCCTTTCTAAAAAGGAGAATGACTTTGAAAGACAGTCAAAAATTGTATCTTTTAATAAAACCGATGTAAGGGAAGCAGCAGTTAGAAACCTTAAACTAAGATATGACAGTGATTCTGGATATCTTGGATTTGGTGTAACTACAGGTAATATAATTGCAGATGTTTCAGAGTACGATAGGGTATTAATTATTAAAAAGGATACCCACTACTTTGTAACAAATGTCCAGGAGAAAAACTTTATAGGTAAGGGTATACTATATGTTGGCCTTGCAGATACAGAGACAATGGAAAAAGTTATTTTTAATATTCTTTATAAAAATGAGCAAAACTGTGTATACTTAAAAAGATGTAGAATAGAGAAATTTATTTTGGAGAAAGAGTATGACCACCTAATACCAGAGGGTTGTAGCTTTTTAAAACTCTCAATAAAAGAAGATATTTCAGTCTCGGTGGATTTTAAGCAGAAGAAGCTTTTAAGAATTGCCGAGGATCTATACGAAGTAGATAGTTATCTTGTAAAGGGAGTTAAAGCTAAGGGTGTAAGGCTAAGTCCTAAAGAGTTTTCTTCAGCAAAATTTATAAAGTCAAAGAGGTCATAA
- a CDS encoding acetate kinase, protein MIILTLNCGSSSAKYQVFDWDKREAICVGLVERIGEDVSHIENESKDKEVYDAQEYFPTHKEAVEFILKIITDETYGCIQSRDDIKAVGHRIVHGGETFTKSVVVTDAVLKDIEDNIPLAPLHNPGHLMGIKATMDVLPKVPNVTVMDTAWHQTMPEKAFRYAVPKQWYTDHKVRKYGFHGTSFLYTTKRAAALLGKDPKDVNLIIAHVGNGASMCAVKNGVCYDTTMGLTPLDGLVMGSRSGTLDPAVIRYMAHKESMTVDEVDTALNKKSGLLGVTGKYIDRRDVLKGALEGDKDCILANDMECYRIKKYIGSFVAALGRVDAVIFTAGVGEMARHVRKGALEGLEVMGIKMDERRNELSFTQRAETIISADDSPTKIFVIPTDEELVMAEDTVALLNGNYDVHTNFEYSFQKPDYVNKSRAIALEKQLIDRPELKEVIVTPKM, encoded by the coding sequence ATGATAATTTTAACACTAAACTGCGGTAGTTCATCGGCCAAGTACCAGGTATTTGACTGGGATAAAAGAGAGGCTATCTGCGTTGGTCTAGTTGAGAGAATAGGTGAAGATGTATCACATATTGAGAACGAATCTAAGGATAAAGAAGTTTATGATGCTCAAGAGTATTTTCCTACACATAAGGAAGCTGTTGAGTTTATCTTAAAAATAATTACAGATGAAACCTATGGTTGTATCCAAAGTAGGGATGATATTAAAGCTGTTGGACATAGAATCGTTCATGGTGGAGAGACATTTACAAAATCTGTAGTTGTTACAGATGCTGTTTTAAAAGATATCGAAGATAATATTCCTTTAGCTCCACTACACAATCCAGGGCACTTAATGGGAATTAAAGCTACAATGGATGTTTTACCAAAAGTACCTAATGTAACTGTTATGGATACAGCTTGGCACCAAACTATGCCGGAGAAAGCTTTTAGATACGCTGTTCCTAAACAGTGGTATACAGACCATAAAGTTAGAAAATATGGTTTCCATGGTACAAGCTTTTTATATACAACTAAACGGGCTGCAGCACTTTTAGGTAAGGATCCAAAGGATGTTAACCTAATTATTGCCCACGTTGGTAATGGGGCAAGTATGTGTGCTGTTAAAAACGGAGTTTGTTACGATACAACTATGGGTTTAACTCCATTAGATGGTTTAGTAATGGGTTCAAGAAGTGGAACATTAGATCCAGCTGTTATTAGATACATGGCACATAAAGAGAGTATGACTGTAGATGAAGTTGATACAGCTTTAAATAAAAAATCTGGACTTTTAGGTGTAACAGGTAAGTATATTGATAGAAGAGATGTACTTAAAGGTGCTCTAGAAGGGGACAAAGACTGTATCTTGGCAAATGATATGGAGTGTTACAGAATCAAAAAATATATTGGTTCATTTGTTGCAGCACTTGGTAGAGTTGATGCTGTTATCTTTACAGCTGGTGTTGGAGAGATGGCCCGTCACGTTAGAAAGGGTGCCTTAGAGGGTCTAGAAGTTATGGGTATTAAAATGGATGAGAGAAGAAATGAATTATCCTTTACTCAAAGGGCTGAAACAATAATTTCAGCAGATGACTCTCCAACTAAGATCTTTGTAATACCAACAGATGAAGAGCTAGTAATGGCAGAGGATACTGTTGCCCTACTTAATGGTAACTACGATGTACATACAAATTTTGAGTATAGCTTCCAAAAGCCGGACTATGTAAATAAATCAAGAGCAATTGCCCTTGAGAAACAACTAATTGATAGACCAGAGTTAAAAGAAGTTATTGTTACTCCAAAAATGTAG